A genomic segment from Thermoplasmata archaeon encodes:
- the budA gene encoding acetolactate decarboxylase: MHKGTVIMRRTDTSAMSDRRTLFQVSLLQALCQGDYEGHFPISELKRHGDIGLGTFEGLDGELIMLDGIVYRASADGSVSAVEDDSTPFACVSFMGEGQSFEITASSFQEFSERMDGILSGVGMNSPYFVKIHSRFPSMLLRSVPMQSGSTPLSQVVAEQQVTWSYKDIEGNVVGLFCPSFMSALNNHGWHLHFISDDKKVGGHVLDISMDGSTCQICRMDSLSILLPGTSGFQSKDLGSEMTGEIRRIESV; this comes from the coding sequence ATGCATAAGGGAACAGTTATCATGCGGAGAACGGATACGAGTGCGATGTCAGATCGCAGAACGCTCTTTCAGGTATCTTTGCTGCAGGCACTCTGCCAAGGGGACTACGAAGGCCATTTTCCCATATCCGAGTTGAAGAGGCATGGGGACATAGGGCTGGGCACTTTCGAAGGCCTCGATGGCGAACTGATAATGCTGGACGGCATCGTTTACAGGGCTTCTGCGGACGGATCCGTATCTGCAGTGGAAGATGATTCCACGCCTTTCGCGTGTGTGTCCTTCATGGGAGAGGGCCAGTCGTTTGAGATAACAGCATCCTCATTTCAGGAGTTCTCTGAAAGGATGGATGGGATTCTAAGCGGTGTGGGGATGAACTCCCCGTATTTCGTCAAGATCCATTCCAGATTCCCCAGCATGCTCCTGAGGAGCGTCCCGATGCAATCCGGCAGCACTCCCCTGTCGCAGGTTGTAGCGGAACAGCAGGTCACATGGTCCTACAAGGATATCGAGGGTAATGTGGTAGGGCTGTTCTGTCCATCGTTCATGTCCGCTCTGAACAATCATGGGTGGCATCTCCACTTTATTTCTGATGATAAGAAGGTCGGAGGGCATGTCCTGGACATTTCAATGGACGGGTCCACCTGTCAGATATGCAGGATGGATTCCCTCTCGATTCTATTGCCTGGTACATCAGGTTTCCAGTCTAAGGATCTCGGTTCCGAGATGACCGGGGAGATCAGAAGGATCGAGAGCGTCTAA